One Besnoitia besnoiti strain Bb-Ger1 chromosome VIII, whole genome shotgun sequence DNA segment encodes these proteins:
- a CDS encoding hypothetical protein (encoded by transcript BESB_081640) yields the protein MRLPPGYLAAAATAALSFQSAGTLIQAVRGSTSAGEAVDPPVCETDQLNLVVSQSNGTAVFRCPLTLPVLAPEYSKLHPLVFYRDRPRVLTEILTDATLLETPVPPAAPDGNGEVASVIDIPDQYTLVVPVLPEREKMFSFKCEPMSEENMPVAQRESMVAQSCEVIVTVTSAGNSAAFSSAGNTLAIAGLVSLATSGIAPLPA from the exons ATGAGGCTCCCTCCCGGATACCTTGCAGCGGCCGCAACTGCCGCGCTCTCCTTCCAGAGCGCGGGCACACTCATTCAAGCGGTCCGGGGTTCGACTTCTGCAGGGGAGGCCGTTGACCCTCCGGTTTGTGAGACAGACCAGCTGAATTTGGTGGTTTCGCAGTCCAACGGGACGGCAGTTTTCAGGTGCCCTCTGACGCTTCCTGTGCTTGCCCCCGAATACTCCAAACTCCACCCCCTCGTGTTCTACAGGGACCGGCCTCGAGTACTCACCGAAATTCTTACCGACGCGACGCTGCTGGAAACCCCCGTCCCGCCCGCTGCACCGGATGGCAACGGTGAAGTAGCCAGCGTCATCGACATTCCGGATCAGTACACACTGGTGGTCCCGGTTTTGCCGGAGCGAGAGAAAATGTTCAGTTTCAAATGCGAGCCCATGTCGGAAGAAAACATGCCGGTGGCGCAACGGGAGTCCATGGTCGCCCAGTCTTGCGAGGTCATTGTCACTGTCACATCAG CTGGCAATTCTGCGGCGTTTAGCTCGGCGGGCAACACACTCGCCATCGCGGGCCTCGTTTCGCTTGCCACGTCCGGTATTGCTCCGCTGCCTGCATAA
- a CDS encoding hypothetical protein (encoded by transcript BESB_081650): MKLSPAALGIAAAVALSIQQATALSAARDGTHTDTTDTTTTTQPATCETGPLALTISEADGKASFKCSAKLPVLEPQFASEAQLVIHDGRNMKLSEIIPGATLQQDTSPTKPKTTASQTNSETTEQTTYTLHVPVLPDVEKVVGFKCTSMEEDPSTAKTESEAKNTSCEITITVASSGMSAAFRPVAAAVSVCPVYNLTYHSSLGEGLILPGSSAHTLFRMKLSPATLGVAAAVALSLQQSTALSTARDGSTTPTTPSTEPPVCEKDPLTLTISEVDGKAAFSCSTKLPVLRPEFVENEPLVHFDGHDVKLSEVIPSAKLEITVHKDSKSGGGSGSGGLAGEVKRYTLSVPVLPAVEKVLRFRCESGQDKSPSEKSNPEDVPASCEITITVASSAASAVAGLLSMTLSSALQLFA, from the exons ATGAAGCTGTCCCCGGCCGCTCTTGGAATTGCAGCTGCTGTTGCCCTCTCCATCCAACAGGCAACTGCCCtcagcgcagcgagagacggaACGCACACAGACACCACCGACACCACCACAACGACGCAGCCTGCAACCTGTGAGACAGGTCCGCTCGCACTGACAATTTCGGAGGCTGACGGGAAGGCTTCGTTCAAATGTTCCGCGAAGCTTCCGGTGCTGGAGCCCCAGTTTGCGTCAGAGGCTCAACTCGTGATTCACGACGGCAGAAATATGAAGCTCTCCGAAATTATCCCCGGCGCCACGCTGCAACAAGACACCAGCCCTACGAAACCTAAAACAACGGCCAGCCAAACTAATTCTGAGACCACCGAACAGACGACCTACACTCTGCACGTCCCCGTATTGCCAGATGTGGAGAAGGTCGTAGGCTTTAAGTGCACATCGATGGAAGAAGATCCTTCCACAGCGAAGACTGAATCAGAGGCTAAAAATACTTCCTGCGAAATCACTATCACGGTGGCATCATCGG GCATGTCCGCGGCTTTTCGCCCGGTTGCTGCAGCG GTATCAGTCTGTCCCGTCTACAACCTGACCTACCATTCATCGCTGGGCGAAGGGCTCATTTTACCTGGTTCTTCG GCGCACACGTTATTCAGAATGAAACTTTCGCCCGCTACTCTTGGCGTGGCAGCTGCGGTTGCCCTCTCCCTCCAGCAGTCAACTGCTCTGAGCACAGCGAGAGACGGGTCGACGACCCCCACCACCCCATCCACGGAACCGCCAGTGTGTGAGAAGGATCCCCTCACGTTGACCATCTCGGAGGTCGACGGGAAGGCTGCGTTCAGTTGTTCCACGAAGCTTCCGGTGCTTCGACCTGAGTTTGTAGAAAACGAGCCATTGGTGCATTTCGACGGACATGATGTGAAGCTCTCTGAAGTAATTCCCAGCGCGAAGCTGGAAATCACTGTTCACAAGGACTCCAAAAGCGGTGgtggcagcggcagcggcggcttggCGGGAGAGGTGAAGCGCTACACACTGTCGGTTCCCGTATTGCCAGCGGTAGAGAAGGTACTTCGCTTTAGATGCGAATCCGGTCAAGACAAGAGTCCTTCAGAGAAGTCAAACCCAGAAGATGTCCCTGCGTCCTGCGAAATCACAATCACGGTTGCATCAAGCG cggcgagcgctgTCGCGGGACTCCTCTCCATGACGTTGTCCAGCGCTCTTCAACTCTTTGCCTGA
- a CDS encoding SAG-related sequence SRS22A (encoded by transcript BESB_081630), with product MRLSIVPLGSAAAVLLAIQQAAAIRVADHQDPMKPAEPEVPPTCSDKSLELAVAAPNSGTAFRCPANYSLLPSYSDSKTLVFYKEKPESLSSILPDAKLTEKPVPEKARSGPQETNASGAIASGSEGDVKEYTLSVTALPQEKKVLTLKCGPSPNTQPAVASNQDTDQEPKECVVTITVASTGASTGFRPAVGASAVTGLLSMAVAGALQLLA from the exons ATGAGGCTCTCGATCGTGCCGCTTGgcagcgctgccgccgtcctgCTCGCTATCCAACAGGCGGCCGCCATTCGTGTGGCGGATCACCAGGACCCGATGAAGCCTGCTGAGCCAGAAGTGCCGCCGACATGTAGCGACAAATCACTGGAGCTCGCGGTTGCGGCACCCAACAGCGGCACAGCCTTCAGGTGCCCTGCGAACTATTCGCTTCTCCCTTCGTACTCCGACAGCAAGACACTGGTGTTCTACAAGGAGAAGCCGGAGAGCCTGTCGAGCATCCTTCCCGACGCCAAGCTCACGGAGAAACCTGTTCCCGAAAAGGCTCGCTCGGGACCTCAAGAGACTAACGCGTCCGGCGCTATCGCCTCGGGTTCCGAGGGCGATGTGAAAGAATACACACTTTCCGTCactgcgctgccgcaggagaagaaggtTTTGACCCTCAAATGCGGCCCCTCGCCAAACACACAGCCAGCAGTCGCGAGTAACCAGGATACTGATCAGGAGCCAAAAGAGTGCGTAGTCACTATTACGGTGGCGTCAACTG GTGCGTCTACTGGATTTCGCCCAGCAGTTGGAGCAAGCGCTGTCACCGGACTCCTCTCCATggctgtcgccggcgcacTTCAACTCCTTGCATGA
- a CDS encoding hypothetical protein (encoded by transcript BESB_081620), whose protein sequence is MGRSSSSSSSSSSSSSGGHISGRGSSSRPRESEHGSDSRTASASPPVSSSSSSRHASSPYPHRTSSSSASSRIYSSSSSASAWPSSSRESSSWSRSGAQPSASSSSASSRHDRGKNRSPSRRRGGETSELRSHRHQGASSSHRTYEPSSRSGSREDGRRSTSAISDSREKDPLSCPAGTSDGEKDSHRSRESSRRKGEQAEDDIVYSSVAVLENIPDNCTEEDVEERVRSVSISKGFSVPNGVTFAQMTHQDLRVQLGKSAGSRRREASAELPADAVITVAYVDFPSVDAAAKFRRSCKTGSLFLFNRHCAVYQLPDRTAALEADAGLAAGPGRAGGARGGPGMPLRSESWLCFQCNVYNIGRAACGSCGVPAPAMDPDTTGPGGSGGLVASSGPGDSRGAGPSSAGKCEAGLGGWGFDPVENPSAWMVVMDLLGLEVEDFLKALRRSSRKLLSAIGDASGDRKSQEGGRGDGASPTRLEIQKCVYVEDSAKEGSGRPNHFLLLRFSTPETALEGWRCVKSLVGKEIASQLCGARAQVLTRKEKQSMQEMLKVVEKSGPRGDDSKDVSVLRVKLKDMKDVAKASSVFEQLLQQWQGLLLPLAHNRPPPLTCLDEKSGYYYDASIDLYLDPTTNYYMTSAGDYYIHDSNASALRRVCSYSEQQQQLLDQRHEGGDRRAGAHAGAGGRSGAGEAGVGDGEGKEASSGPGSNADTVASLLAAAQKTAKAAKDALERAKEQREQDEEQKRQKRIQELQKLEDQHRQNMKQKQAAYDAVMFADGESGGAYMRDTSHSMYAQNGINASAALGNGAGAAYGAAGAPSESGREDLTQSLGAGRMFPASLAAAACYGVPPPPPPPPGPPGASAPGAPPSPAGGVSGGGTGFTPPPPPFGGRGGGGPVGDQGKEGQQFFRASHQRGGGGAGMLRGRGRGRGGRGGGFGGTDGAFDDPRAAFLGVSGVFERGGTAQDDDEAEGDSLRLRSPSRGESGARDRRGAEDDQDSGVPGEKRRKGDSREVEQGQTEEKKQEEAVCYLCLRKFKSKERLLEHEAKSKLHSWFVEQEKKNEPQREERRKKEIELMQLLQLQLA, encoded by the exons ACCCACATCGcacgtcgtcttcgtcggcttcttcgcgaatctactcgtcttcctcctccgcgtctgcctggcCTTCATCGTCTCGCGAGTCCTCTTCGTGGTCGCGCTCGGGAGCGCAGCccagcgcctcgtcgtcgtccgcttcGTCGCGTCACGACCGGGGCAAGAACCGGTCGCCCTctaggcggcgcgggggggagaCGAGCGAACTCCGGTCGCATCGGCACCAAggcgcttcgtcctctcACCGAACCTATGAGCCCTCCAGTcgcagcggaagccgcgaggaTGGCCGCAGAAGCACCAGCGCGATCAGCGACTCGCGCGAAAAAGACCCGCTCTCCTGCCCCGCGGGAaccagcgacggcgaaaagGACTCGCACCGCAGCCGGGAGAGTTCGCGGCGCAAGGGCGAGCAGGCCGAGGACGACATCGTCTACTCCTCCGTCGCAGTCCTCGAAAACATCCCCGACAACTGCACAGAAGAAGACGTCGAAGAACGCGTCCGCTCAGTATCCATCTCCAAAGGCTTCTCCGTGCCCAACGGCGTCACCTTTGCGCAGATGACGCACCAGGATCTTCGCGTTCAACTCGGCAAATCTGCGGgttcgcggcgacgcgaggcgtcCGCAGAGCTCCCCGCTGACGCAGTCATCACCGTCGCCTACGTGGATTTCCCCTCcgtggacgccgccgccaagTTCCGCCGGTCATGCAAAACGGGctccctcttcctcttcaacCGCCACTGCGCCGTCTACCAGCTTCCCGACCGCACTGCCGCCCTGGAGGCcgacgcaggcctcgcggcgggccccgggcgcgcaggcggagcccgcggcgggccCGGCATGCCCCTGCGGAGCGAGAGCTGGCTGTGCTTCCAGTGCAACGTCTACAACATtgggcgcgcggcgtgtgGGAGCTGCGGGGTCCCTGCGCCCGCGATGGACCCCGACACAACGGGTCCAGGAGGCTCCGGGGGTCTGGTAGCCTCGTCGGGCCCCGGAGACAGCCGGGGCGCGGGCCCGTCTTCCGCGGGCAAGTGCGAGGCAGGTCTCGGCGGCTGGGGTTTCGACCCCGTGGAGAACCCGTCGGCGTGGATGGTGGTGATGGACTTGCTGGGTCTCGAGGTCGAGGACTTCCTCAAGGCGCTTCGGCGCTCGAGCCGCAAGCTGCTGTCGGCGatcggcgacgcgagcggcgacagaAAGAGCCAAGAGGGTGgcaggggcgacggcgcgtcgccgactcGCCTGGAGATCCAGAAGTGCGTTTACGTGGAAGACAGTGCGAAGGAGGGCAGCGGACGCCCGAACCActtcctcctgctgcggTTCAGCACGCCAGAGACTGCTCTCGAGGGCTGGAGATGCGTCAAGAGCCTCGTCGGCAAGGAGATTGCTAGCCAActgtgcggcgcgcgagcacaGGTACTGACGCGGAAAGAGAAACAGTCCATGCAGGAAATGCTCAAGGTCGTGGAGAAGAGCGGGCCCCGCGGAGACGACAGCAAGGACGTCTCCGTCCTCAGGGTCAAACTGAAGGACATGAAAGACGTTGCAA AGGCGTCGTCCGTGTTTGAGCAGCTTCTCCAGCAGTGGCagggcctgctgctgccgctaGCGCACaaccgcccgccgccgctcacgTGCCTCGACGAGAAGAGCGGCTACTACTACGACGCGTCGATCGACTTGTATCTCGATCCAACGACAAACTACTATATGACGTCCGCGGGAGACTACTATATCCACGATTCGAACGCGtctgccctccgccgcgtctgctccTACTCCGagcaacagcagcagcttctTGACCAACGgcacgagggcggcgaccgcagagCTGGCGCCCACGCTGGCGCGGGGGGCAGGAGCGGGGCGGGCGAAGCGGGGGTTGGGGACGGCGAAGGCAAGGAGGCCTCTAGCGGGCCCGGGTCGAACGCCGACACCGTCGCCTCGTTGCTTGCGGCGGCCCAGAAAACTGCAAAGGCCGCGAAAGACGCTctcgagagagcgaaggaacAGCGCGAACAGGACGAAGAGCAGAAGCGCCAGAAGCGCATTCAGGAACTTCAGAAGCTGGAGGACCAACACAGACAAAACATGAAGCAGAAACAAGCAGCCTACGACGCCGTGATGTTCGCCGACGGTGAGTCGGGGGGCGCCTACATGCGCGACACCTCCCATAGCATGTACGCACAGAACGGAATCaacgcgtctgctgctctcGGGAATGGCGCGGGTGCGGCTTACggggcagcgggcgcgcctaGCGAGAGCGGAAGGGAAGACCTCACCCAGAGCCTCGGAGCAGGTCGAATGTTTCCAGCCTCtcttgctgccgctgcatgctATGgagtgcctccgccgccgccgccccccccagggccgcccggcgcctcggcgccgggcgcgcctccAAGCCCAGCTGGCGgtgtctccggcggcggcacggGCTTCACGccaccgcctccgcccttTGGGGGCCGAGGCGGTGGCGGGCCCGTAGGCGACCAGGGAAAGGAGGGTCAGCAGTTCTTTCGTGCCTCGCaccagagaggaggcggaggcgccggaatGCTGCGCGGACGAGGCAGGGGACGAGGGGGACGAGGCGGGGGATTCGGCGGTACCGACGGCGCATTCGATGACCCCAGGGCCGCGTTTCTTGGCGTCTCGGGGGTCTTCGAACGGGGCGGAACCGcgcaggacgacgacgaagccgAGGGGGACAGtttgcgcctgcgcagcccgTCCAGGGGCGAGAGCGGGgcgcgagacaggcgaggcgcggaggacgatcAAGACTCGGGGGTCCCtggcgagaagaggcggaaaggaGACTCGCGGGAGGTGGAGCAGGGTCAaacggaggagaagaagcaagaGGAGGCTGTCTGCTACTTGTGCTTGCGCAAATTCAAGTCAAAAGAGAGGCTGCTGGAGCACGAGGCAAAGAGTAAACTGCATTCGTGGTTTGTCGAgcaagagaagaagaacgaaCCGCAGAGGGAAGaacggaggaagaaggaaatcGAGCTGATGCAGCTcttgcagctgcagcttGCCTAG